Proteins from one Streptosporangium becharense genomic window:
- a CDS encoding Gfo/Idh/MocA family protein: protein MTCHIGFVGAGNVAARHARVLSGFPDVRITGVADTDAARAARLARECGATPYDSHTALLRGERLDAVYVCVPPFAHGSIELDVLAAGLSLFVEKPLALDEETALRVAAAARDRRAVTAVGHHWRYMDVVGEARRRLDGRPVRLALGVWLDKVPPVPWWTRRDASGGQVIEQAVHVLDLARLLVGEVAEVSAHESGYPPDQAEGAVGAATGALLRFRDGAAGIIGATCLLGWKHRAGLEVYAEGIALRISEDRLVIDSGRGHEVVTEPGDAKRRVDRAFVDAVLRRGEDVRAPYEDALRTHRLACAVARAAVSGTPVTLDGG from the coding sequence GTGACCTGTCACATCGGTTTCGTAGGCGCGGGGAACGTCGCCGCGCGTCACGCGCGTGTGCTGTCCGGTTTCCCGGACGTCCGCATCACCGGGGTGGCCGACACCGACGCCGCCCGCGCCGCCCGGCTGGCCCGCGAGTGCGGGGCGACCCCCTACGACAGTCACACCGCCCTGTTACGGGGCGAACGGCTCGACGCCGTCTACGTCTGCGTACCGCCCTTCGCGCACGGCTCGATCGAGCTCGACGTCCTCGCCGCCGGCCTGTCGCTCTTCGTGGAGAAACCGCTCGCGCTGGACGAGGAGACCGCCCTGCGGGTGGCCGCCGCGGCCCGGGACCGGCGGGCGGTGACCGCGGTCGGGCACCACTGGCGCTACATGGACGTCGTCGGGGAGGCCCGCCGCCGCCTCGACGGCCGGCCGGTACGGCTGGCGCTGGGCGTGTGGCTGGACAAGGTGCCGCCGGTGCCGTGGTGGACCCGCCGCGACGCCTCCGGCGGACAGGTGATCGAACAGGCGGTGCACGTGCTCGACCTGGCCCGGCTACTCGTCGGAGAGGTCGCCGAGGTGAGCGCGCACGAGTCGGGATACCCGCCGGACCAGGCCGAGGGGGCGGTCGGGGCGGCCACCGGCGCGCTCCTGCGCTTCCGCGACGGCGCCGCCGGGATCATCGGCGCCACCTGCCTGCTGGGCTGGAAGCACCGGGCCGGGCTGGAGGTCTACGCCGAGGGCATCGCGCTGCGGATATCGGAGGACCGGCTGGTGATCGACAGCGGCCGGGGGCACGAGGTCGTCACCGAGCCGGGAGACGCCAAACGCCGCGTCGACCGGGCGTTCGTCGACGCCGTGCTGCGCCGCGGCGAGGACGTGCGGGCACCCTACGAGGACGCGCTGCGCACACACCGGCTGGCGTGCGCGGTGGCCAGGGCGGCCGTCTCGGGCACCCCGGTGACGCTGGACGGCGGGTGA
- a CDS encoding glucosyl-3-phosphoglycerate synthase — protein sequence MSAEVGHWLERRTGRAEDWAPEALLAAKGDHTISVVLPARDEEATVGQIVGLIRRDLRERLPLVDELVVVDSCSADATARVAADAGARVIHQNLVLPRYGALPGKGDALWKALAVTTGDIVVFVDADLRNFGTHFVTGLVGPLLSDPSVVYVKGSYDRPFADGAVTQPHGGGRVTELVARPLINLHWPALAGFIQPLAGEYAGRRAVLERIPFVTGYGVELGMLVDLLDIAGLPALAQVDLGVRVHSHQTVEELGRMAGHIMLTAWSRLEREGRLVAADRPGSRMVQFCHAGEERTLRVSDVGVRERPPLITVPEYVAARPFASYGEQ from the coding sequence ATGTCCGCTGAGGTCGGTCACTGGCTGGAGAGGCGCACCGGCCGGGCGGAGGACTGGGCGCCCGAGGCCCTGCTGGCCGCCAAGGGGGACCACACGATCAGCGTCGTGCTGCCGGCGCGCGACGAGGAGGCGACCGTCGGGCAGATCGTCGGGCTCATCCGCCGGGACCTGCGAGAACGCCTGCCCCTGGTCGACGAGCTCGTGGTGGTCGACTCCTGCTCGGCCGACGCGACCGCCCGGGTGGCCGCCGACGCCGGGGCACGGGTCATCCACCAGAACCTCGTACTGCCCCGGTACGGCGCTCTGCCGGGCAAGGGCGACGCGCTGTGGAAGGCGCTGGCCGTCACGACCGGCGACATCGTCGTCTTCGTGGACGCCGACCTGCGCAACTTCGGCACGCACTTCGTCACCGGGCTGGTGGGGCCGCTGCTGTCCGACCCCTCGGTGGTCTACGTCAAGGGCAGCTACGACCGGCCGTTCGCCGACGGCGCGGTCACCCAGCCGCACGGGGGTGGGAGGGTGACCGAACTGGTCGCCCGCCCGCTGATCAACCTGCACTGGCCCGCGCTGGCCGGGTTCATCCAGCCGCTGGCCGGGGAGTACGCGGGCCGGCGCGCGGTGCTGGAGAGAATCCCGTTCGTCACCGGATACGGCGTCGAGCTGGGCATGCTCGTCGACCTGCTGGACATAGCGGGGCTGCCCGCCCTCGCGCAGGTCGACCTCGGTGTGCGGGTGCACTCCCACCAGACGGTCGAGGAACTCGGCCGGATGGCCGGCCACATCATGCTCACCGCCTGGTCCCGGCTGGAGCGGGAGGGCCGGCTCGTGGCGGCCGACCGGCCGGGGAGCAGGATGGTGCAGTTCTGCCACGCCGGGGAGGAGCGGACACTGCGGGTGAGCGACGTGGGCGTCCGGGAACGACCACCCTTGATCACCGTTCCCGAGTACGTCGCGGCCCGTCCGTTCGCCTCGTACGGGGAGCAGTAG
- a CDS encoding zinc-binding dehydrogenase yields the protein MGERTVRVLQVAGVGEVVIAEEPEPPVEDGGFRVETLYSGFSAGTELSYVKGTNPYLSAGWDPVLGLFRADRPAVAYPVRRLGYMEVARVVESRTPALSPGRVVAMAYGHRTGHTANPVADRFVPLPDDLDPLLGVYAAHMGPICANGLLHAAADVCGPDVRALGDGVRGRRVAVTGAGVVGLLTALFARHHGAAEVAVVDRTRDRLDRAERLGFTAVPMDGADPAVAVKARWRHSPGDRGADVVFQCRGRPESLHVALRLLRPRGTVVDLAFYQGGADRVRLGEEFHHNALSIRCSQIGRVPRGLDHLWSRDRLSAETLDLLRAYGDGIRRQFVTDVVPFDDAPDFVRALASGRHHTVQAVFDTTSG from the coding sequence GTGGGTGAGCGGACCGTGCGGGTGCTCCAGGTGGCCGGCGTAGGCGAGGTCGTGATCGCCGAGGAGCCCGAGCCGCCGGTCGAGGACGGCGGGTTCCGCGTCGAGACGCTCTACAGCGGGTTCTCGGCCGGCACCGAGCTGTCGTACGTCAAGGGGACCAACCCCTACCTGTCCGCGGGCTGGGACCCGGTGCTGGGGCTGTTCCGCGCCGACCGGCCCGCCGTCGCGTACCCGGTGCGGCGGCTGGGGTACATGGAGGTCGCCCGGGTCGTCGAGAGCCGGACCCCCGCGCTCAGCCCCGGCCGGGTGGTGGCGATGGCGTACGGGCACCGGACCGGGCACACCGCGAACCCCGTCGCCGACCGGTTCGTCCCGTTACCTGATGATCTGGACCCGCTGCTCGGCGTCTACGCCGCCCACATGGGCCCCATCTGCGCCAACGGCCTGCTGCACGCCGCCGCCGACGTCTGCGGCCCGGATGTCCGCGCTCTCGGCGACGGGGTGCGCGGCCGGCGCGTCGCGGTCACCGGGGCGGGCGTCGTCGGGCTGCTGACCGCCCTGTTCGCCCGCCACCACGGCGCCGCAGAGGTCGCCGTGGTGGATCGGACCCGTGACCGACTGGACCGCGCCGAACGGCTCGGATTCACCGCGGTCCCGATGGACGGCGCGGATCCGGCGGTGGCGGTGAAGGCCCGCTGGCGGCACTCGCCCGGCGACCGGGGAGCGGACGTGGTCTTCCAGTGCCGCGGCCGGCCGGAGAGCCTGCACGTCGCGCTGCGACTGCTCCGGCCGAGGGGCACCGTCGTCGACCTGGCCTTCTACCAGGGAGGCGCGGACCGGGTTCGGCTCGGCGAGGAGTTCCACCACAACGCGCTCTCCATCAGGTGCTCGCAGATCGGCCGCGTACCGCGCGGCCTGGACCACCTGTGGAGCCGCGACCGGCTCTCCGCCGAGACGCTCGACCTGCTGCGCGCGTACGGCGACGGCATCCGCCGGCAGTTCGTCACCGACGTGGTGCCCTTCGACGACGCCCCGGACTTCGTCCGGGCCCTGGCCTCCGGGCGGCACCACACCGTCCAGGCCGTGTTCGACACGACCTCCGGGTGA
- a CDS encoding glycosyltransferase: protein MDITVLMNAGPWLPVPPHGYGGIEAVVATLVPELRACGVRVVLATVGTSTLRADGRVHVFDEEQFAHLQRPYNQVMGVAHAHLHRVVTELHRREDIDLVHDHVEAVGLGVLGAMGPSGPPVLHTLHWDLRKHPELYGGFDGGGRVWVNGVSRSQLARAPHNLRRHSLGWAYLATPLAGPPAVPRTGSPDGLPGGSRADDLLGGSPVGDPTGDLPLGSPGGSPAGTDGAVRTGAARDHDGPVVMLGRISPLKGQHLGARLCRELGLPLVLAGPVGGLRGPGELAEALADPDHPAHTGPDVAYHRELLAPYVDGEFVRWVGAVDGAERDRLLRGARAALFPVQWDEPGGTAVVEALACGTPVVGLRRGCLPELVEHGRTGLLADTEEELRGCLKRVEEIDPDECRRSAARRFSPAVMAERYLEFYRRALDLTARARRK, encoded by the coding sequence GTGGACATCACCGTGCTGATGAACGCGGGCCCCTGGCTGCCGGTACCGCCGCACGGGTACGGCGGCATCGAGGCGGTCGTGGCCACGCTCGTGCCCGAGCTGAGGGCGTGCGGGGTCCGCGTCGTCCTGGCCACGGTGGGCACGAGCACCCTGCGGGCCGACGGCCGGGTGCACGTGTTCGACGAGGAGCAGTTCGCGCATCTGCAGCGCCCGTACAACCAGGTCATGGGGGTGGCGCACGCGCACCTGCACCGGGTGGTCACCGAGCTGCACCGCCGGGAGGACATCGACCTGGTGCACGACCACGTGGAGGCGGTCGGCCTCGGAGTGCTGGGGGCCATGGGGCCGTCCGGCCCGCCGGTGCTGCACACCCTCCACTGGGACCTGCGCAAACATCCCGAGTTGTACGGCGGTTTCGACGGCGGCGGCAGGGTCTGGGTCAACGGCGTGTCCCGGTCGCAGCTCGCGCGGGCGCCGCACAACCTGCGCAGGCACAGCCTCGGGTGGGCGTACCTGGCGACCCCGCTGGCCGGTCCCCCCGCCGTCCCGCGCACCGGCTCTCCGGACGGCCTCCCCGGCGGTTCCCGGGCGGACGATCTCCTCGGTGGTTCTCCGGTGGGCGATCCCACCGGCGATCTCCCCCTCGGTTCCCCCGGTGGTTCCCCGGCGGGCACGGACGGCGCGGTACGGACCGGCGCCGCGCGGGACCACGACGGCCCGGTGGTGATGCTGGGACGGATCAGCCCACTCAAGGGCCAGCACCTGGGAGCGCGACTCTGCCGGGAGCTGGGGCTGCCGCTCGTGCTGGCCGGTCCGGTCGGTGGGTTGCGCGGGCCGGGGGAGCTCGCCGAAGCGCTCGCCGATCCGGACCATCCCGCACACACCGGCCCTGACGTGGCGTACCACCGCGAGCTGCTGGCACCGTACGTCGACGGCGAGTTCGTCCGCTGGGTCGGTGCGGTGGACGGTGCGGAACGCGACCGGTTGCTCCGTGGGGCACGGGCCGCCCTGTTCCCGGTGCAGTGGGACGAGCCCGGCGGCACCGCCGTCGTCGAGGCACTGGCCTGCGGGACGCCCGTGGTCGGCCTGCGACGTGGCTGCCTGCCGGAGCTGGTCGAGCACGGGCGCACGGGCCTGCTCGCCGACACTGAGGAGGAACTGCGCGGTTGCCTTAAACGTGTTGAGGAGATCGACCCGGACGAGTGCCGCCGGAGCGCCGCGCGGAGGTTCTCCCCGGCGGTGATGGCCGAGAGGTACCTGGAGTTCTACCGTCGGGCACTGGACCTCACCGCGCGGGCCCGGCGCAAGTGA